In the Streptobacillus ratti genome, GATTTATTCCTAAGGGTAGGTCTATGAATAAATTAAGAAAAAAAGATGTTAAATTTATTGAAAATTTTATGAATAATTATCCTAGAAAAATTTTCAATTCTTCAACATCTTATGAAGTTTATGAATGTCTTTTAAATCTTGTTTAAGTTGTTTTTGGATATTTACTTTTGGAATTAGGTATTTTTTGTTTTTGTCAATCCATACTTTACAACACATTAAAAATATGTTATTATAGATATATATTAAAGATAACTTGTGAAGGAGTAACGCTGAGTTCCCGAATGGGAGTAAGTCAATGGACGAGAATTCTCATGTGCCTAGGGTTATCTTATTTTTTTATATTGTTTTTTAAATCTTCTATAATTGTATTAGGTTTTTTAATAATTTTTTCTGTTATAAAATCTACAAGTTTTTGAGAATAACTATATCTGTCTCCTACAACTACATAATGAAAAGAAAATGTTTTATTATTTTTTATATCATAAAATTTAATGAATAAATTAAAATGATATTTATTGAAAATAACTTGCTTTTCTTCTCCATTTTTGTATATAGTTAACAATAAATTTTCTCTTTTTAAATTCTTATTCACCAATTTAATTACATCATTTGTTGTAAGACTATAAATTTCATTTGGATTTTTAATATCTTTTATTATAGATGCTTTGTCTGTTGTTTCTTTATTTATTCCAAGAATTAAATCTGCGTTAGATTTATCTTTAGTTATGAAAAAATTTGTTTGAATAGGAATAGCAAATTCAGAACTATTATTTTCTATTTCAGACTTTATATTATTCATATCTTTCAATATTTTTTTTACAGTATTAGGTGTATATTTGCCTTTTATTTCATTTTCATCTATATGATTAATTTTAATTGATAATGTTAAAAAATTTTGGGCTATATAATCTGTCATATCTTTATTATGAAATTCTTTTATTTTTTCAACATAATTTAGCACACAAGCTTGAAATAAAGGTGCATAAATATACTCGTAGTCTTCAGTTATAAAATGTGTACTTGTATTTCTTAATTTAATTATTTTTTCAATATTTTTTCTTAATGCACCATGAGTATCTGGAAATAATTTTTTTACACAAGCTTTTAAATCTATTGTTCTATTTTCAGGATCTTTATAATATATTTCACTTTCACCGTAATCACTTATAATTTTAGCCTTTAACATTAATTCCCAAGCATTACATATAAAAAAACTAAATCCCTCAACTCTGTATTTTATTGTTGGTTTGTTATAGATTTCTAAACCTAGTATAAATGCTTCAATAGACTTACTAACTAATCTATCTTTTAATTTTATGTTATTATTTTCCATATTCACTCCTTTAATTTTATAATTCAATCGATTATCTTCATATTAATATAACTATTTAAAAAATTGCAATGTATATAATTGACTATTTTTTAATAGCACAATTATTTAAGTTATTTTGATATTCATAGCTTAAAAATACAGTTGAAAATAAGTTAGCATGTAATTCATATTTGAATTTAAAAATATGATGTTTTTATAGGTACATGCTTTAAATTTTCAGTTAAAATGAATATTATGGATACTATTATTTTATTTTAATTTATAATCTTATAAATATCTG is a window encoding:
- a CDS encoding DUF3644 domain-containing protein produces the protein MENNNIKLKDRLVSKSIEAFILGLEIYNKPTIKYRVEGFSFFICNAWELMLKAKIISDYGESEIYYKDPENRTIDLKACVKKLFPDTHGALRKNIEKIIKLRNTSTHFITEDYEYIYAPLFQACVLNYVEKIKEFHNKDMTDYIAQNFLTLSIKINHIDENEIKGKYTPNTVKKILKDMNNIKSEIENNSSEFAIPIQTNFFITKDKSNADLILGINKETTDKASIIKDIKNPNEIYSLTTNDVIKLVNKNLKRENLLLTIYKNGEEKQVIFNKYHFNLFIKFYDIKNNKTFSFHYVVVGDRYSYSQKLVDFITEKIIKKPNTIIEDLKNNIKK